In Larimichthys crocea isolate SSNF chromosome VII, L_crocea_2.0, whole genome shotgun sequence, the genomic stretch CTGAAGCGTCTGGAGGGACAGGGCTTTGGCTTCCACCTGCAGATGGACCAGAGTAGCCAGAGTTTTGAAATCATAGATGTGGAGCCATGGAGTCCTGCAGAGCACAGCGGCctgagagatggagacagagtgCTTGAAGTCAATGAGGAATATGTAAATAACATGGACTTTAACAAGGTTTGTGATTTTTGGTAGTCTCCTCTACAGACTGTGATGGTGTTTTCCCAGAGGTTTCAAGGTCAGATGTGATGAAGATAGAGCAGCTGTTTATGTCATATAGTATAGAAATTTTGTAAATGGCTGAAATTTTTAGCTTGTTGGACACAATCAATGAATAGTGGTCACCATCTTAAACTGAGACAGATGACATGGATAAAGTCCAACATGCAGATAGATTGTCATTGTCTGAGTATGAATATTTTccacaaaatataatttatgcAACCAGTCCAGGGTGGATGCCGCCTCTGgctcaatgtcagctgggataggctccagccccctgcgaccctgataaAGATAAGCAGTTACTGAAAAGGGATGTATGGCTGTGGCTCAGcggtagagtgggtcgtccaccaATTAGAAGATCGCCGGGTCGATCCCCAGTTCCTCTCCAGTCTGCGTGTCGAAgtgcaagatactgaaccccaaattgctcctgaaggctgtgccatacacagtgtgtgactgtgtatgaatggttagctcctcaaaccAATGAGCAGTTGGCgctttgcatggcagccaatgccatcagtgtatgaatgtgtgtgaatgggtgaatgagatacatactgtaaaacTGCTTTAaatggtcggaagactagaaaggcgtgatataagttcagtccatttaccatataaTTTATGTgcttagaaaacaaaaagatttttctgtGCACCATAccaaatatacaaacacacaaacactgtggacacaaatgtaaaaatgcttGTCTGTTGTTATTAAgaaagtcaaaatgtcaaagcacATGGCTCTGTGTGGTTAGCTGAATGATGAAAGAGTGTGGCCTTCTCTCCTTATCTTAACCTGAGCCTAATTCTCAGGACCTGTGAAAGGTGAAAAAAGGGATTAATATCTGCTCACAAGTCCAGGGCATGAATTCTTCACAAAAGCCTGAGTTATTGTAGTAATTTGGGTTGGccataaatattaaagaaatagtttttttattgaattatttgtgTCTCTGTAATTACCTGACAGGTGGTGAGGAAGATCCAGTCATGTGGCTTACACCTGTTTGTCCTGGTGTTGAGGAGAGAGGAGTATGAACAGGTACTTTATTAGGATTAACACTATCGTCCATTCTACAGTGAGGATAATAGGCTGGTTTTAAAAGTTACATGCTGTCTTGTCTTGGAGGGCaggaaaatatgaaacaataacCTCAACAATGGGTCAGTCCTTTTTTCAGTGCACTGTGACTGGACTACCTCAATGGAATGCAGCCATGATTAATGGATTTATGGTTCATGGTTTGTATACTTATTCTAACACTGTCAATGTGAGTAGCACTTTAGCAGAGCAGTAGCAGCTTCAAAGATCTGTTAGTGTCTACACATGATGCATTCAGGCACAGTAGTTATGCTGCCAGTATGCAGCAACAGTGTAACAATATTCTTATTACACAGCATAACCCTGCTTGCTTTTACACTGGTGCCCTTCGtacattaaaatatacattttgaaaaaatgtcCATTAAAATGAGGTAGCATTAGTGTCAAAACAACAGGCTACAGGTAAATGTACGAATCATGAAACACGGGACGTGATGGTAAACTGTCCTTTGTGCCTGTGGATGGTATGCACATGAGGTTTGCCTTGATGTTGAGAGTGGCGTGAGAGCTGTATCTCAAACGTGGGACAGATGTAAATTTTGGGACACATCATCTTTGAATCAGAGGGTGTTTTGGCCTTTCAACACTATACACTCTCATCAAAGGTGGCCAGCTACAGGGTGAGCTACAGGCTAGCTTGTGTCCTATGCCCAATCATGTGAATTGCCTGGTTGTTTAAATGCCACAGCCCATGGGACTATGCAAGGCAAGGGGTGTCCTCTTCCCTGAGTCAAGCCTAGAGCTGACTGCATACCTTGTTCACCCCCTGGGGGATGGGGGCTTAGTGAGCAGGCCCTGTTGATGCTCTTTCCGCTTGATCCATATCCACTGGCTGCTTCTTTCAGCCACTTCAGAGACTGATCTAATTGTCTGTCGCAGAGCCTGTCCAGGGATCCCAAGGTCTTTCAGCAGCCTGATGGTGGAAGAAGCCACAAAACCTCTGCATCCCACTTCAACCGGATAGACTTTTGCTTTCCATCCTCGTTGTTGAGCATCTGCTGCCAGTTCTGTGTAGCACTGTTTCTTGCGCACATAGGCTCTTCTGTTAAACTCTCCCATGGGGCTGTGAGCTCTGTGATGTAAACGTACTTCAGTGAAGGGGACCAGAGTACCAAGTCTGGCCTAAGGGTGGTGGCTGCAATCTCAGGTGGAAAGATTAGTTGCTGGCCAAAATCAACTAGCATTTTCCAGTCCCGGACCATGGCTAGCTGTCCAGCTTCTGGTTTGGTATGGGGGTGGTTGGGCTTTTCCTGTCCCTCTTGAATGAAGGTTGTGGCTGTGATGGAACTGGTTGCTCTCAGGGGCAAGGAATTAGTGGTATTCCTCTTGCTCTCAAGAGCTGCTGCCAGACTCTTGAGGAACTGGTTGTGCCTCCAGGTGTAGCAGCCTTGTGTGAAGCTGGTCTTACATCAGGTCAAGATGTGTTTGAGAGTTGCTGGAGTTGGGCAGAGGGCACAGGTTGGGTCCTCACCCATACCACTGATGGAGGTTTTTTGGAGATAGGAGCACATCATAGGTGGCTctgatgatgaagctgatgtTGCTTGCCTCACAGAGCTCCCTCCAGCTGAGctttctcctctccaggacTTCCCACATCATCCATTGTCCCTGCTTGGCAAGAGAGACAGCCTTTGTGCTTCTTTCTGCCTCCTCCTGACAgcgcacctcctccaccaccatttCCCGTCTCTCTGATGTTGAGGCCTTACGTCAAGTGGGCTTAATTGCCGTAAGGCTGAAGCCTCCTCTTCCCAACTGGAAAATATGAAAgtaacacttttgttttttatttattatatattctaATTTCGATGTTCTATTTCTTTCTATTGTTCACACATTGTGAAAATcacaatgttaatgttaattactCACTCAACTATGGGTACTTTACATTGGGCTAAAGATCAACAGTGGGGATTATATTAACATTATAGCATAACCTACTGGTTTTACTTGTACCTAGTAAAAAGTGTCACTGATCAGTGAAAGACAAGTGTAAGGGGATTTTCTGTTCTAGCATGACATATACagggttacacagggtcaagtTACTGTAGGGACactgttaaatcttagattgttatgaGGACACTGACTTCACTCCTTGGTCAGAGGATAGGATTATCTCACTCCATAGACATAACATAGGTACAGAACTTAACCTCTACAGCGTCAGATAACATTGTTGAACCACTAAATGTATAAACACATTGCCTAGTTTGTAGACTATTAACTATTTGTGGACATAGAGAAGTTGTGTCCTGGGGTCACCTAGATGAGCCAGAAATTTTAAGCGGCATCATGATAAGTGTATAAGTGTATAATTAAACTGCCATTTCCTGCGTCAAGTGTTGACTGATGTTTAATTCACATCATTCTTTTCAATTGCAATACCACTTTGTTGTAAAGTGAACCTGTAACTGATAAAGAGTTAGATTAGGTGGAAACACCTGTAAGTGTATCATGGCTACACATACGTTGCACAGTTTGGTTGGACAGACACAATTCTTTAATATTAGTATGTgagtttttctgttatttttttctccctctgattCATGGTGTCTCTGTTCTCCAGGCTGTGTCTATTGGTGTGAACATGCAAATGCTGGCCAAGGCCTCCAAAGGAGACCGCTGGTCCAGACCCAGACTGTGTCATATCAGCAGACACCCAGAGCATGGCCTGGGAATGTCCATCATCTCAGTGAAAGGTACCAACACACCGCTGTTCTACACACAGATTCTGCACCCTTTAACTATTTCACAAGAAACACAACCAGTACGAATGTGAGCACTTTGGATATGAAGCACTGCATTGCTCATGacgagcagttggcaccttgaaTGGCAGCCTTTGCCATACGTGTGGGAATGTGTAAAAGTgctgtaaaagcactttgagtgctTGGTCAGCCAGAAATCCCAGCATTTACAGTAATTCCCCCTGAAACCACAAATTATCAATTTTACCATCAAAAATGTCAATTATTATGTCAAATAGGTAGTATGATCTTCTGTAGATAAACTCTTGTTACTCTAGTTTATCTTGTTACAAAGTACAACAGTTTTATACCACGCTGGGCTGATGATTATGATCATGATAACATTGATGTGTTACCAGGGCAGAAAGGCCAATATGTTGTGAGCACAGTGACTGACAGTCCAGCAGAGAAAGCTGGTGTCTGCAATGGAGACAGACTGATCTGGATCAACGGAATCATGGTGTCAACGCTCACACACTCCATTCTCAGCAGAACTGTATGAATCCAGTTTCCTCAGTCAGATCTAACTTGTTTCATACATTAGACTGAATATGGATGTAATTCCTGTGTCTTTGCTTGTCAGGTGAAGAAGAGTGGGGACTCAGTTACAGTGCTTGTCATTGACAGAGAAAGTGAGTGTTGCTATGTCAGGAGGAAAATGCCCATCCTGCCTGTGGTGGCAGAATGTTGCAGCCTCCCACATACAGCCAAGACCATGCATCTGGTTAAAGGACGCAATGGATACGGCTTCCTGCTGAGACAAGAGAAGCTGGCAGGCACTCAACGGACAGGTGAGAGATACACTGATGGATACATGACAGCAATCTCAtctataaaaagaaacacatgatGACATAACATACAATCGCATCATTAGCATACACCATTATTGTAAGCgccatttattatttgtgttttgtgttcagttGGGCTGGACGGGAGGAGGTTTCCGTGTGTTTGAATGGGTTTGAGCCACAGGTGTTTTGGGCTTATGTGGCTTCCGTAGGAAGCAGGAAGTGAGAGGGTGTgtctcatgtttttgttaataaaGAAATGGCGGAGCGACACGGTCGTTTTACCATGACACCGGGTCACACGTCTGTGTCCGCGGCCAGCCAGAGTTATGCGTAAACGGTCTCCTGTCATTTATTAGAGTGgttataaacaaagaaatgaagaacaagaaaaagaacaagtaaGATAGCCACCACAATTATCATtaaatcatcacatttatttaccaATCAGCAGTGATATATAAAGTTCTAAATGTCAGGGGACAggcagtcatttattttatagcaTCCACATCAAATAAGATTTCACAAAAGCAACTCCATGTTTACCATATCGTAGTGGCCTTCGGCTGGTGTTAGGCACCTGGAGTAAGTAAGTAGATGGGTGAAGTTACAAATCTAGACCAAGATGTTGAGATAATACAGATCCTACCTCAGTATCAGTTGCATCCACCTCCATGATGAATTGGTGTTAGGGTTCTGGCTGGATTGGATAGTGTGCAGATGTGAAAAGTGCCTTTAACTTTTGGAAGGCTTCCTCTGCCTTGGGGGTCTAGCGGAAAGGGGGTGGAGGTGAGTTTGGAGAGTGGTGTCCCAACCCAAATAAAGTCCTTGATGTCAGTCCGTACCTGTCTACTGTCAATGATGCAGCCTAGGAAACTTACAGTAGGAGGCATACAACTCacattttttagtttgttttcaatGGCAAACATGGTAGACATGCACAGAGGGGTCCCTGGAGAATGTCAAAATGTTGTCCAGACATACTGATGATctgatctgtggtaaaactacaaagttcagaagagggactacaaaacacacatctgagATACTTACTAGATACTCCCCGTATGTtcttactgtgtttttaatgcaaaaaatataATCTATCATGGGTGCTGGCGGGTGGCCAGTGGTCAGGGTTTGAGGACAGTTGCTATGTTCTATTTGTCTCTGTGGCAGTTGTTGATCCAGATGGCTAGGGAAATTACCTGGTGGCTAGTTTATCTTTTAACTGATCACTCAAATATTTAGCAAACACTCCCTACTAACTACTCAGTAACAGTTAGACGGCCTCCCCTAGTTGTCAAGGTGATAAAAAAACAGCTCTTATTTTGTACACAACTACCCCATGATGTATTGTGCCATGAAATGCTTTGTGGAGTTGTGAGGATTCATGGGTTGAGTCCATGTCCAAGACAGACAACACAACGAACACAAGGAGAGGGGCACAAAAAAGTGAATGCTCCAATGCTCCGTTGGTCACATTTTACAGGTTGCTGTGTATCCTGcaaaaaacacagtctgtgaAACTCATGAACAAGCTAACATTAAGtgtataatgttttattattctttttttttcttatttacagAGCTATACATATTAGCTGAATGGGtcaaaatgagacaaaatgggtcaaacccctaaccctaactacAACCTGGGAAATAtgtcagactaaaaaaaaatctggaagACAGAGTAAATAAACTGAGTTATTGTGTTTAGATGAAAGGAATTACAAAACTattttatagtatataaaataaGCATTTACAATTAAAATGTGCTTCCAGTATTCAGAAATAAAGTAGGCTCAGGCTGGTGAACAGGACAGTGGTAGGAAGTGGTgctatacagtacatatctaCCACAGGTGCAGTTACAGTAACCTGAACACACTCAGCAAACAGGTAAAGTAGTCGTTCACCCCAGTGCCCTTAACCataacaaacagcaaacagcatcCACACACTGTTGACAGGAACTGCTGTGTTCATCAGGAAcacttctcttctttctttcttttttttttttttttttttgcaaaatgtatttattggaaaaacaaatataaattgACAACTTACAGCTATGCAATACAATTTTCcagttttttacattttttcccccctaaaaCAAGGtgaacagagacaaaacagccaaacaaagcaacaacaaaaaacacatgcacataaattCCATCTTCCATCCTGGCACAAGTAGGGATCACACAGCATTCTACAGAGCAGCACTTAATCTGGCAGGACCTGCAAGTCCTTAAAGTATGAAATAAAAGGTTGCCATTTGCAGAAGAACTTATCAGTACACCCTCTCATCGTGTATTTAATCTTCTCAAGTTTAAGGAAGAGCATGGTGTCTTTAAGCCACTGTGATACAGAGGGAGCGTTAGGAGATTTCCATTGAAGGAGGAGGCGGCATTTAGCAATTAAAGAGGTGAAATTTATAATTTCTCTTTGGGCCAAATTTAGTTTAACAGGAGTGCCAAAGATAGCAATAAATGGACAGGGCTGTATATCAATTTGCATTATGGTGGATATTATGTTAAAATAACTGGACCAATAGTTATGCAGGCGTGGGCAAGAGAAAAACATGTGGCTCAAATTGCACTGTGAATTTGAACAACGATCACATTTGTACTCTATTTCTGGGCAGATTCCAGACAACTTTGATTTGGAAAAATGAACCCTATGTATAACCTTAAACTGGATAAGTGCCAGACGTGCACAGGATGAAACAGCGCCTCACCTATTCACAACCCCACCCCACCAATCTTCATCAATTTGAAGACCTATCTCCTCTTCCCAAGCGGCCCTCGTCTTTAGGGTGGAGTGATCTCCGAGGTCCAGGGTACGATTATACAGTACCGAAATAATCCCTCTACTTGGTAGCTTAAATGTAAGTAAATCTTCCCATGACTGACGAGGGGGTAGAGAGGGAAAAGCAGGaaaggatttaaaaacaaaatgtctgaacTATTGAAATTACCATCTGAACACATATCCAGGAGACAGTGTATACCTTTTCTGTGCCATATAGAGAAAGCAGATTCCATGTGTGAGGGGGGAAACAGGTGATTACTATACAATGGACTCTGAAGGGATGCCCCGAGAAATTTAAAGTATTTCCTGAACTGAAACCAAATCTTTAAAGTATTAAGAACAACTGGGTTTTTAATGTACATTGAGACTTTGACTGGAAGAGACGAGTATACAAGGGCAGGTAGGGAGGATGAGTTGGAACAAGACTGATCTTCCAGTTTGCACCAAATTAAGTGTGGACAATCGAACCAACAACGTATTTTATGGGTGTGTGTAGCCCAATAATAAAAtttgtcaggccgggactcaaatgaggactcagatgcagagttaggcagtaagctgttttattcaggacgGGGCaaatcctcgactgagtgaggctatgaaaaggccctaaactaaaggaaacaaaaatcactccaaggaggaaaaactctgaactacgctaaataacaaaatcaaaatcactctcaacgaggaacaaTAAAGCTAGGACTAATAGTATTAAAGATTaacgaaatcaaaatcactcataaagaggaaaagcaaaaaggctatgaaacatcaACTTAAGGCGCTcaaaaacgaggctgaaaacacactagactagatacaaaataacaaaaggctagactaggaattacaacagaaaatcactcattcgaggaagaaaacaaaaagatacttGAGCTAAGGAGCTGTGGCTATGGACTGTGGAAAAAAGGCTTTGGTGCACGCTAcgaaggacgaaacactttggcacaagacaaagggagacgcagacaatatatacacagggtaatggggaacaggtggaaacaatcagggcggggaagacaatcagaccggtgacacatgaggaagggcaagtgacctgaaacgagaggagagttaactttcaaaataaaacaggaaatgacaagacataacaaaaccccagcttgacctcaccgcggtgtgacaaaaTTGAAAGTTCGGTAGAGCAAGACCACCACTAAACTTGCACCTCTGCAGTAGCGATCTGCGGACCCTCGGAGACCCCGCACCCCAAATAAAAAGAGcaagaacattttattcaaagaatcaaaaaaatgtttaggtAAAAATAAAGGGATTGAAAATTTTGGTAGGATGTTCATTTTAAGAACATTAATCCTACCTATCAAAGAGAGGGGCAGACTATTCCATCTCTGAAAATCGGATTTTACTTTAGCTATGAGTGGAGTAAAATTGGCAGAAAAAAGACCAGGAAAAGTACGAGTCACATAAATACCAAGATACTTGAAACCAGAGAGAGTGACCTTAAAAGGCAAGTCAGTTTGTTGGAGTAGTGAACCAGCTGCATTGATAGGAAAACATTCACTTTTGTTGAAATTTAGCTTGTATCCCGAAAATGAGCTAAACTTATCCAAAATAGACAGGACACCTGGAAGACAGGATACAGGATCCGTAACATAAAGCAACAAGTCATCAGCGTACAAAGATAAACGGTACTCAACACCATTGCGGATAACACCTCTCAATGAAGTAGAGGTCCTTAATGAAATAGCCAATGGCTCGATAGCTAAAGCAAAGAGGGAAGGCGATAGAGGACAGCCCTGGCGTGTCCCGTGTTCCAGCACAAAGTAGTCCGAGCAAACGTCATTTGTATGAACACTGGTTTGTGGTGAAGTGTACAGTAATCTCACCCAGCTAAAAAAATGTATCTCCAAAGCCACATTTTTTCAGGACTGCAAACAAATATTCCCACTCAACCCTATCAAACGCTTTTTCTGCATCCATTGAGACCACAGCCTCAGGTAAACTGTCTGACTGGTTGGAGTAAATTATATTCAAAAGAGTAAGGGTATTAAAAAATATGTGGCGTCCCCTAATAAATCCTGTTTGCTCCTCAGCGATAATACAGGGCAAGATATTCTCTAGCCGAATGGCAACAGCTTTAGCCAGAATCTTCACATCGGCATTAAGTAAGGAGAGGGGTCTGTAAGAGCTACACAATGTGGggtctttttcactttttaaaagaagGACAATTGAAGCTTGGGTCAAAGTGGGTGGTAACAAGCCGTTTTCCAAAGATTCATTAAACATTGACAAAAGCAAAGGCAACAGTTTATCAGCAAATTTCTTAAATAACTAAATCGGGAGTCCGTCAGGACCAGGGGCCTTATTGGACTGCATTGCTTTGATAGATGATTTTAACTCTACAAGGGAAAGTGGAGTGTCCAATTCTTTTACTTGGTCAGGTTTAATAGTGGGGGTCTGAGGATTAGCCAgaaaatcattcatttcaatagTGTCAGTGGGAAATTCAGATCTGTACAAGGAGGAATAAAAagattgaaatgttttattaattgcAAGAGGATCAGTAACGATAACATTAGAGTCATTATTAATTTGAGGTATAAGATGCGAGGTGGACTGATGTTTTAACTGGTGTACTAATAGTCGGCTGGCTTTATCACTATGTTCAATATAAATACCACAGGTTTGTAATAACATACGCTCAGCCCTTCTGGTGGAGATAAGATCGAACTCTGCTTTAAGGTTTAAACACTTCTTAAGTAGTTCTGGAGTAGGGTTGGAGGCACATTCCTGATCAAGGTCACCAATCGCAGATGTCAACTCTATAAGTctggcattttgttttttgttagagTGGGCAGAGAATGAAATTATCTGCCCTCTAAGAAAAGCTTTGAGCGACTCCCAGAGTAATGAATTAGAGGTGGATTCATTTTGGTTAAAAGACAGGAAGTCATCAATAGACTTCGAGATGAATTCACAAAATGCATTGTCTGCCAATAATACAGAGTTAAACCTCCAGGGAGAAGGGGTAGGTTTATACTTTGAGAACTGAATATCTAGATGCAATGGGGCATGATCAGATATTAAGATAGGTGAGTAATTAGAGGTAACaacac encodes the following:
- the LOC104938269 gene encoding Na(+)/H(+) exchange regulatory cofactor NHE-RF3 isoform X1, whose protein sequence is MEFPRFTFNPKEGIDNPALVINDDPESNKSPMPKLCHLKRLEGQGFGFHLQMDQSSQSFEIIDVEPWSPAEHSGLRDGDRVLEVNEEYVNNMDFNKVVRKIQSCGLHLFVLVLRREEYEQAVSIGVNMQMLAKASKGDRWSRPRLCHISRHPEHGLGMSIISVKGQKGQYVVSTVTDSPAEKAGVCNGDRLIWINGIMVSTLTHSILSRTVKKSGDSVTVLVIDRESECCYVRRKMPILPVVAECCSLPHTAKTMHLVKGRNGYGFLLRQEKLAGTQRTVHVLREVDVGSPADVAGMEDGDLLLAVNGEPIESMEHEDIVKKIRQSGDKVILISISISGRDFYRQASLHCYSMTYVHSGMADSRLSPTGLRLAVVSTQLCSGPRRNFNHTDASFGSCNGCERLSHQQMWSSGFEKQMILH
- the LOC104938269 gene encoding Na(+)/H(+) exchange regulatory cofactor NHE-RF3 isoform X2 translates to MEFPRFTFNPKEGIDNPALVINDDPESNKSPMPKLCHLKRLEGQGFGFHLQMDQSSQSFEIIDVEPWSPAEHSGLRDGDRVLEVNEEYVNNMDFNKVVRKIQSCGLHLFVLVLRREEYEQAVSIGVNMQMLAKASKGDRWSRPRLCHISRHPEHGLGMSIISVKGQKGQYVVSTVTDSPAEKAGVCNGDRLIWINGIMVSTLTHSILSRTVKKSGDSVTVLVIDRESECCYVRRKMPILPVVAECCSLPHTAKTMHLVKGRNGYGFLLRQEKLAGTQRTVHVLREVDVGSPADVAGMEDGDLLLAVNGEPIESMEHEDIVKKIRQSGDKVILISISISGRDFYRQLGISPLLFHDICTLWDGRQQTVSHWTEAGCGFDSAVFWTTQEL